Proteins from a single region of Dysosmobacter acutus:
- the dprA gene encoding DNA-processing protein DprA: MAALKYWLWLTEKKKLTNQVRLALLEHFGSPEDLYFSDSGEYLQVPGMSRAMAAELEEKDLCATDRILGECQRLNIRIMTMQDAAYPSRLKNIYDPPCLLYTKGTMPLLDEEAAVAVVGTRDATPYGISSAEKLGYELAGQGAVLVSGVARGVDSAAMRGALRAGGVTVGVLGGGIDVVYPPENEYLFQDIAASGVLMSEYPPGTKPAGRHFPVRNRILSGLCVATLVVEAPERSGALITAATALEQGRDVFAVPGPIDAPASAGCNRLIRDGAGLVSESWDLLREYEHHFPGKLRAEKPHAPADLGYQARQAEPPAQPARETLRLSEAGLTDDQIRILKTLGDEPMLVDDLIEWTGLSARRVLTALTMLEIDNYVSQSSGKRFARSVTLAE; the protein is encoded by the coding sequence ATGGCTGCTTTAAAATACTGGCTTTGGCTGACGGAAAAGAAAAAGCTGACGAACCAGGTCCGCCTGGCGCTTTTGGAGCATTTCGGCTCCCCGGAGGACCTCTATTTTTCTGACAGCGGAGAATATCTCCAGGTCCCGGGAATGAGCCGCGCCATGGCGGCTGAGCTGGAGGAAAAGGACCTCTGCGCCACCGACCGGATTTTGGGCGAGTGCCAGCGCCTGAACATCCGCATCATGACCATGCAGGATGCCGCCTATCCCTCCCGGCTGAAGAACATCTACGACCCGCCGTGCCTTTTGTACACAAAGGGCACCATGCCCCTTTTGGATGAGGAGGCCGCCGTGGCGGTGGTGGGGACAAGGGACGCCACGCCCTATGGGATTTCCTCGGCGGAAAAGTTGGGCTATGAGCTGGCGGGCCAGGGCGCGGTGCTGGTCTCCGGCGTGGCACGGGGCGTTGACAGCGCCGCCATGCGGGGCGCGCTCCGGGCGGGAGGCGTCACGGTGGGCGTCTTAGGCGGAGGGATCGACGTGGTCTACCCGCCGGAGAACGAGTACCTCTTTCAGGACATTGCCGCCAGCGGCGTGCTGATGTCGGAGTATCCGCCGGGAACAAAACCGGCGGGCCGTCATTTCCCCGTGCGCAACCGCATCCTCTCGGGACTCTGCGTGGCAACCCTTGTGGTGGAGGCGCCGGAGCGCAGCGGCGCGCTGATCACCGCCGCCACAGCCCTGGAACAGGGCAGGGACGTATTTGCCGTGCCCGGCCCCATTGACGCGCCGGCCAGCGCGGGGTGCAACCGCCTGATCCGGGACGGCGCGGGGCTGGTGAGTGAAAGCTGGGATTTGCTGCGGGAGTATGAGCATCATTTTCCGGGAAAACTCAGGGCAGAAAAGCCCCATGCGCCTGCGGACCTTGGATATCAGGCCCGGCAGGCGGAGCCGCCGGCCCAGCCGGCCCGTGAGACGCTGCGCCTGAGCGAGGCGGGCCTCACCGACGACCAGATCCGCATTTTGAAGACCCTGGGCGACGAGCCCATGCTGGTGGATGATCTCATCGAATGGACGGGCCTGAGCGCAAGGCGCGTGCTGACCGCCCTCACCATGCTTGAAATTGACAACTATGTGTCGCAGAGCAGCGGAAAACGGTTCGCCCGCTCCGTGACCCTTGCTGAATAG
- the ftsX gene encoding permease-like cell division protein FtsX, producing the protein MRKHDFGYFFHEGLSNMFSHGFMSFAAVGITVACLLIMGTFTLVAVNADANLKDLENANEILAFVDESLTEEEARALEPRLTAIPNVTSAVFVSREEALASFVEEHPEEALFQDLDPEIFRHRFAIHVADLKLQGETGERIKAVSGIAKINVYEEISNGFITVRNIASVVCAALIVILFVVSVFIISNTIKLTTFDRRDEIAIMKMVGATNGFIRWPFVYEGLMIGFLGAVIAFLLQWLLYEAVAKGVAGSDTMQLLKVVDFSAMWKPVAAVFAGTGLLVGVGGSLTAIRRFLQV; encoded by the coding sequence ATGAGAAAACACGATTTCGGCTACTTCTTTCACGAGGGCCTGTCCAATATGTTCAGCCACGGCTTCATGTCCTTTGCCGCCGTGGGCATCACCGTGGCCTGCCTTTTGATCATGGGAACCTTCACCCTGGTGGCGGTCAATGCCGACGCCAATCTGAAGGATCTTGAAAACGCGAACGAGATACTGGCCTTTGTGGACGAGAGCCTCACCGAGGAGGAGGCCAGGGCTTTGGAGCCCAGGCTCACGGCGATTCCCAACGTCACCTCCGCCGTCTTCGTCAGCCGGGAGGAGGCCCTGGCGTCCTTTGTGGAGGAGCATCCGGAGGAGGCGCTGTTTCAGGACCTGGACCCGGAGATTTTCCGCCACCGCTTTGCCATCCACGTGGCAGATCTGAAGCTTCAGGGCGAGACGGGAGAGCGGATCAAGGCGGTCAGCGGCATTGCCAAGATCAATGTCTATGAGGAGATTTCCAACGGCTTCATCACCGTGCGCAACATCGCAAGCGTGGTGTGCGCGGCGCTGATTGTGATTTTGTTTGTGGTCTCCGTTTTCATCATCTCCAACACCATCAAGCTCACAACCTTTGACCGCCGGGACGAAATCGCGATCATGAAGATGGTGGGCGCCACCAACGGCTTTATCCGCTGGCCCTTTGTCTATGAGGGCCTGATGATCGGATTTTTGGGAGCGGTCATCGCTTTTTTGCTCCAGTGGCTGCTCTATGAGGCGGTGGCCAAGGGCGTGGCCGGGTCCGACACCATGCAGCTTTTGAAGGTGGTAGACTTTTCCGCCATGTGGAAGCCGGTGGCCGCGGTCTTTGCAGGCACCGGGCTGCTGGTGGGCGTGGGCGGAAGCCTGACTGCGATTCGCCGCTTTTTACAGGTTTAG
- a CDS encoding pseudouridine synthase yields MEKLRLDKIVSATGLYSRREVKALVRQGRILADGRVVRSADEKFDPEGTELLLDGRRVDYQEYTYLMMNKPAGVLSATEDDKGRTVLSLLPPELQKRNLFPVGRLDKDTEGLLLLTNDGPLAHELLAPRHHVDKVYFAQVDEEIEEADCRAFAEGMTLGDGLRCMPAQLRIGGAPDTCYVTLQEGKFHQVKRMLASRGKPVKYLKRLQMGNLTLDSALPPGAFRFLSSEELESLKNFGK; encoded by the coding sequence ATGGAGAAGCTGCGACTGGACAAAATCGTATCCGCCACCGGCCTTTATTCCCGCCGGGAGGTCAAGGCGCTGGTGCGCCAGGGGCGGATTCTGGCGGATGGAAGGGTGGTGCGCTCGGCGGATGAGAAGTTTGACCCGGAGGGGACGGAGCTGCTTTTGGATGGGCGGCGGGTCGACTATCAGGAGTATACCTATCTTATGATGAATAAGCCGGCGGGAGTCCTCTCCGCCACGGAGGACGACAAAGGACGGACCGTGCTCTCGCTGCTGCCGCCGGAGCTGCAAAAGAGAAACCTCTTCCCGGTAGGGCGGCTGGACAAGGATACGGAGGGTCTTCTGCTGCTGACCAACGACGGTCCTCTGGCCCATGAGCTGCTCGCCCCCAGACACCATGTGGATAAGGTCTACTTCGCCCAGGTGGACGAGGAAATCGAGGAGGCGGACTGCCGGGCCTTTGCAGAGGGCATGACGCTTGGGGACGGGCTGCGGTGCATGCCGGCACAGCTTCGCATCGGCGGCGCTCCGGACACCTGCTATGTGACGCTTCAGGAGGGGAAATTCCATCAGGTCAAGCGGATGCTGGCCAGTAGGGGGAAACCTGTGAAATACCTGAAACGGCTGCAAATGGGCAATTTGACGTTAGATTCGGCGCTTCCCCCGGGAGCCTTTCGCTTTTTGTCGTCTGAAGAATTGGAAAGCCTGAAAAATTTTGGAAAGTGA
- a CDS encoding murein hydrolase activator EnvC family protein yields MKKRTLRILTAVVCMVLMATTAAAPAMAVTQADIDALKSDASDLSSQKKALQQKLDALADDKTSAIEKKNLLDQQIGKISDEISNVEQQIATYVSLISQTQRELEDAQEKEEAQYELFCKRVRAMEERGTVSYWSVLFDATSFTDLLSSLDFINEIMDSDQRVIDDLKALQEEISAKKADLEQQKADSESAKADLESKKSELNTQRKAADDLVKQIQANESEYQDTLDKIDAEEEAIQAEIVRKSKELAAQQAASGQGTTAALGGYIWPVPSHRITSPMGSRYTGIPGASTNHKGVDIGGVGYTTEVHAAKAGTVIVSQHSSSYGNYVVVSHGSGNTTLYGHMSSLKVSVGQSVAQGDVLGITGSTGISSGPHLHFEITENGSRVNPLNYLTDYVKAW; encoded by the coding sequence ATGAAAAAACGGACATTGCGTATTCTGACCGCCGTTGTGTGCATGGTGCTGATGGCGACCACGGCCGCCGCCCCGGCGATGGCCGTCACCCAGGCGGATATCGACGCGCTGAAAAGCGACGCCAGCGATCTTTCCTCCCAGAAGAAGGCGCTGCAGCAGAAGTTGGACGCTTTGGCGGACGACAAGACAAGCGCGATAGAGAAGAAGAACCTGCTGGACCAGCAGATCGGCAAGATCAGCGATGAGATATCCAACGTGGAGCAGCAGATTGCCACGTACGTCTCCCTGATCTCCCAGACCCAGAGGGAGCTGGAGGACGCGCAGGAGAAGGAGGAGGCCCAGTACGAGCTCTTCTGCAAGCGTGTGCGGGCTATGGAGGAGCGGGGGACCGTCAGCTACTGGTCGGTGCTGTTCGACGCCACAAGCTTTACGGATTTACTGTCCAGTCTGGATTTTATCAATGAGATCATGGATTCGGACCAGAGGGTCATCGACGATCTGAAGGCGCTGCAGGAGGAGATATCCGCCAAGAAGGCGGACCTTGAACAGCAAAAGGCGGACTCTGAAAGCGCCAAGGCGGACCTGGAGAGCAAGAAATCGGAGCTGAACACCCAGCGCAAGGCCGCCGACGACTTGGTCAAGCAGATTCAGGCCAATGAAAGCGAATATCAGGATACGCTGGATAAGATCGACGCCGAGGAGGAGGCAATCCAGGCGGAGATTGTGAGGAAGTCCAAGGAGCTGGCGGCTCAGCAGGCCGCGTCGGGCCAGGGCACCACGGCGGCGTTGGGCGGCTATATCTGGCCGGTGCCCAGCCATCGGATCACCTCTCCCATGGGCAGCCGCTATACCGGCATCCCCGGCGCCTCCACCAACCATAAGGGCGTGGACATCGGCGGCGTGGGCTACACCACCGAGGTCCACGCGGCCAAGGCCGGCACGGTCATTGTGTCCCAGCACAGCAGCTCCTACGGCAATTACGTGGTGGTCAGCCACGGCAGCGGCAACACCACCCTCTATGGCCATATGAGTAGCCTGAAGGTCAGTGTGGGCCAGAGCGTGGCCCAGGGAGACGTGCTGGGCATCACCGGCTCCACCGGCATCTCCAGCGGACCCCACCTCCATTTTGAGATCACGGAAAACGGAAGCCGGGTCAATCCGCTGAACTATCTGACCGACTATGTCAAGGCCTGGTAA
- a CDS encoding TrmH family RNA methyltransferase — protein sequence METISSRQNPLCTHIRKLAASGSYRRDQREFLCDSPKLLEEALAWAPERVHTVVYTAGAPLPPLGAQVRLVQVSGDVMRSIAPSQTPQGVLSICAMTPHPLPEAPLSGKRYVVLDGVQDPGNVGTILRTADALWCDGLFLVNGCADLYNPKTVRSTMGAVFRCSVWRGGAEAAAALFRRSNIRLYGAALRSDTLDVREMDWGRPLALAVGSEGKGLSEELLRLCDATVRIPMSEHCESLNAAAAAAVLLWECTRNC from the coding sequence ATGGAGACCATCAGCAGCAGACAGAATCCACTGTGCACCCATATCCGCAAGCTGGCCGCCTCCGGAAGCTACCGCCGGGACCAGAGAGAGTTCCTCTGCGACAGCCCCAAGCTGCTGGAGGAGGCGCTTGCCTGGGCGCCAGAGCGTGTGCATACCGTGGTGTATACCGCCGGGGCGCCCCTGCCGCCGCTGGGTGCGCAGGTGCGGCTGGTCCAGGTGAGCGGGGACGTGATGCGCTCCATTGCGCCATCCCAGACCCCCCAGGGCGTGCTGAGCATCTGCGCCATGACGCCTCATCCCCTGCCGGAGGCGCCTCTGAGCGGAAAGCGCTATGTGGTGTTGGACGGGGTTCAGGACCCTGGGAACGTGGGCACCATCCTGCGCACGGCCGACGCCCTCTGGTGTGACGGGCTTTTCTTGGTGAACGGCTGCGCGGACCTCTACAATCCCAAGACCGTGCGCTCCACCATGGGGGCCGTGTTCCGCTGCAGCGTCTGGCGGGGAGGCGCGGAGGCGGCGGCGGCGCTTTTCCGGCGATCCAACATCCGGCTCTACGGCGCTGCGCTGCGGAGCGATACCCTGGACGTCAGGGAGATGGACTGGGGACGGCCTCTGGCCCTGGCTGTGGGCAGCGAAGGGAAGGGGCTCTCGGAAGAATTGCTGCGCCTTTGCGACGCTACGGTCCGGATCCCCATGAGTGAGCACTGTGAGTCCCTCAACGCCGCTGCCGCGGCGGCGGTGCTGCTGTGGGAGTGTACAAGAAACTGCTGA
- the ftsE gene encoding cell division ATP-binding protein FtsE, with product MIRLKDVELEYPNGAQAIRGITMAIEDGEFVFMVGPSGSGKSTIIKLLTAEIEPTAGRIMVNGFSMNNISQRQIPLMRRTIGVIFQDFRLIEKKSVYDNLSFAMRAVGASPKEIKNRIPYVLELVGLDNKGRRLPSELSGGEQQRVAIARALVNNPATIIADEPTGNLDPARSLEIMMLLERINALGTTVVVVTHEKDLVDRFSKRVIALEQGRIVNDGHAYYGGPRQ from the coding sequence ATGATTCGTTTGAAGGATGTGGAGTTAGAGTATCCCAACGGCGCCCAGGCGATCCGCGGTATTACCATGGCTATCGAGGATGGGGAGTTTGTTTTTATGGTGGGGCCTTCCGGCTCGGGAAAATCCACCATCATCAAGCTGCTGACGGCTGAGATCGAGCCCACGGCGGGGCGGATCATGGTCAACGGGTTCAGTATGAACAACATTTCCCAGCGTCAGATTCCATTGATGCGGCGCACCATCGGCGTCATATTCCAGGACTTCCGGCTGATTGAGAAGAAATCGGTTTACGACAACCTGTCCTTTGCCATGCGGGCGGTGGGGGCCTCCCCCAAGGAGATCAAAAACCGCATCCCCTACGTGCTGGAGCTGGTGGGCCTGGACAACAAGGGCCGCCGTCTGCCCTCGGAGCTCTCCGGCGGTGAGCAGCAGCGTGTGGCCATCGCCCGGGCGCTGGTGAATAACCCCGCCACCATCATTGCCGATGAGCCCACCGGCAATCTGGACCCCGCCCGGTCTCTGGAGATCATGATGCTGCTGGAGCGGATCAACGCCCTGGGCACCACTGTGGTGGTGGTGACCCACGAAAAGGATCTGGTGGACCGCTTTTCCAAGCGGGTGATCGCCCTGGAGCAGGGCAGGATCGTCAACGACGGACACGCCTATTATGGAGGGCCCCGGCAATGA
- a CDS encoding PucR family transcriptional regulator translates to MSGRIFQNVVLQLKENTDRTIGVIDGEGIVIACSELSMIGQRWPDYVSAINNADGAIITSDGKTFKALAGWGAQFDYAAFVSGDNEISRTVCAMSTVSLNSAKAYYEEKHDRGSFVKDIISDNIMLGDIYMRAKELRVATDVPRGVFVVRSLKKGESVPIDVLQAQFPDRQNDFVLSVGEGDVVLIHQVGESAGIKELNKVASTLEESLRSGAESTVVVGIGTVANHLRELAKSYKEAQIAIEVGKVFDTEKYIVNYENLGIGRLIYQLPTTLCEMFLQEVFKKNPIDALDHETLFTIHKFFDNNLNVSETARKLFVHRNTLVYRLEKIKKLTGLDLREFDDAITFKVALMVKKYLTSRGIDA, encoded by the coding sequence ATGTCAGGAAGAATTTTTCAGAATGTTGTCCTGCAGCTGAAGGAAAACACGGATCGCACCATTGGTGTGATCGACGGCGAGGGCATTGTCATTGCCTGCAGTGAACTCTCCATGATCGGCCAGCGGTGGCCCGACTATGTAAGTGCCATCAACAATGCCGACGGCGCCATCATCACCTCCGACGGAAAGACCTTCAAGGCCTTGGCTGGCTGGGGCGCACAGTTTGACTATGCGGCTTTTGTCTCCGGGGACAATGAGATCAGCAGGACGGTCTGCGCCATGTCCACCGTGTCCCTCAATTCGGCCAAGGCCTATTATGAGGAAAAGCATGACAGAGGCTCCTTTGTCAAGGACATCATCTCCGACAACATCATGTTGGGGGATATCTACATGCGGGCCAAGGAACTGCGTGTGGCCACCGACGTGCCCCGGGGCGTATTTGTGGTGCGCTCTTTGAAAAAGGGCGAGTCCGTGCCCATCGATGTGTTGCAGGCCCAGTTCCCGGACCGGCAGAACGATTTCGTGCTCAGCGTGGGTGAGGGCGACGTGGTGCTGATCCACCAGGTGGGCGAGAGCGCCGGCATCAAGGAGCTCAACAAGGTGGCCTCCACGCTGGAGGAGTCGCTGCGCAGCGGGGCGGAGAGCACGGTGGTCGTGGGCATCGGCACTGTGGCGAATCATCTGCGGGAACTGGCAAAATCCTATAAGGAGGCCCAGATCGCCATCGAGGTGGGCAAGGTCTTCGACACGGAGAAGTACATCGTCAATTATGAGAATCTGGGAATCGGCCGACTGATCTATCAGCTGCCCACCACGCTCTGTGAGATGTTCCTCCAGGAGGTATTTAAGAAAAATCCCATCGACGCCCTGGACCACGAGACGCTCTTTACCATCCACAAGTTCTTTGACAACAACCTGAATGTGTCGGAGACGGCGCGCAAGCTGTTCGTCCACCGAAACACCCTGGTCTACCGGCTGGAGAAGATCAAAAAGCTCACAGGTTTGGACCTGCGTGAGTTTGACGACGCCATTACCTTCAAGGTGGCCCTGATGGTCAAGAAATACCTGACCTCCCGGGGGATCGACGCCTGA
- the lysS gene encoding lysine--tRNA ligase, producing the protein MDDTMANQTNQNAEQQELSDILRIRREKLKALQDAGKDPFEQTFFDWNATSGKIRENFDAMEGQEVRVAGRLMSKRGMGKVSFCDLQDRDGRIQLYARRDEMDEAQYNEFRKYDIGDIVGVTGEVFRTQRGEMSVRIRDVILLSKSLRPLPEKFHGLQDQELRYRQRYVDLIVNPESRRNFEIRSRFVSLIRRYMDDLGYLEVETPVLNTISGGANARPFITHHNTLDLDMYLRIATELPLKRLIVGGMDRVYEIGRIFRNEGMDPKHNPEFTTIELYQAYADFHTMMDIAEGIITSGARELRGTYQLKWRGHDVDLTPGWPRLTMADAVKQYTGIDFMAISDDAEAVAAAEKIGVELDDAAERTWGNALYACFDQRVEDELIQPTFITMYPVEVSPLTKRSPKDKRLTERFELFICGAELANAFSELNDPIDQKWRFQKQVEQRERGDEEASMMDEDYINALEYGLPPTGGMGMGVDRMVMLLTGTDTIRDVILFPTMKPLADGKGAKAEEEK; encoded by the coding sequence ATGGACGATACTATGGCCAATCAGACGAACCAGAACGCCGAGCAGCAGGAGCTTTCCGATATTCTGCGGATCCGCAGGGAGAAGCTGAAGGCGCTGCAGGACGCCGGCAAGGACCCCTTTGAGCAGACTTTTTTTGACTGGAATGCAACCAGCGGCAAGATCCGCGAGAATTTTGACGCCATGGAGGGCCAGGAAGTCCGAGTTGCGGGCCGTCTGATGAGTAAACGCGGCATGGGTAAGGTCAGCTTCTGCGACCTGCAGGACAGGGACGGCCGCATCCAGCTTTACGCCCGCAGGGACGAGATGGACGAAGCGCAGTACAATGAGTTTAGGAAGTACGACATCGGCGACATCGTGGGCGTCACCGGCGAGGTGTTCCGCACACAGCGGGGCGAGATGAGCGTCCGCATCCGGGATGTGATCCTGCTGAGCAAGTCCCTGCGCCCCCTGCCGGAGAAGTTCCATGGCCTCCAGGACCAGGAGCTGCGCTACCGCCAGCGTTATGTGGACCTGATCGTCAATCCGGAATCCCGCAGGAATTTTGAAATCCGCTCCAGGTTCGTCTCCCTGATCCGCCGCTATATGGATGACCTGGGCTATCTGGAGGTGGAGACGCCGGTGCTGAACACCATCTCCGGCGGCGCCAACGCCCGGCCCTTCATCACCCATCACAACACGCTGGATCTGGATATGTACCTGCGCATCGCCACGGAGCTGCCCCTGAAGCGCCTGATCGTGGGCGGCATGGACCGGGTCTATGAGATCGGCCGTATTTTCCGCAACGAGGGCATGGACCCCAAACACAACCCGGAGTTTACCACCATTGAACTCTACCAGGCCTACGCGGACTTCCATACCATGATGGACATTGCCGAGGGCATCATCACCAGCGGCGCCCGGGAGCTGCGGGGCACCTATCAGCTCAAGTGGCGGGGCCATGATGTGGACCTGACGCCCGGCTGGCCCCGGCTGACCATGGCCGACGCGGTGAAGCAGTATACAGGCATCGACTTCATGGCCATTTCCGATGACGCCGAGGCTGTGGCCGCGGCGGAGAAGATCGGCGTGGAACTGGACGACGCCGCCGAGCGCACCTGGGGCAATGCCCTGTATGCCTGCTTTGACCAGCGGGTGGAGGATGAGCTGATCCAGCCCACCTTTATCACCATGTACCCGGTGGAGGTCTCCCCCCTGACCAAGCGCAGCCCCAAGGACAAGCGCCTGACCGAGCGCTTCGAGCTCTTTATCTGCGGCGCGGAGCTGGCCAACGCCTTCTCCGAGCTCAATGACCCCATCGACCAGAAGTGGCGCTTCCAGAAGCAGGTGGAGCAGCGCGAGCGGGGCGATGAGGAGGCCAGCATGATGGACGAGGACTACATCAACGCCCTGGAGTACGGCCTGCCCCCCACCGGCGGCATGGGCATGGGCGTGGACCGTATGGTGATGCTGCTCACCGGCACCGACACCATCCGCGACGTGATCCTGTTCCCGACCATGAAGCCCCTTGCCGACGGCAAGGGCGCAAAGGCCGAGGAAGAGAAATAA
- a CDS encoding DUF4830 domain-containing protein produces MWIVTMTKRKAVIWVLLGALAAIALILLSGALHRQSGLPIPQQIETNEQRVAYLESLGWEVVPDPVETLELLLPEDGAGTYASYNDLQKQQGFDLTDYLGRRVERFTYRITNYPGAASDVQANLYLCAGSVIAGDLFMAGEDGFQSTLLFPDREGDSSGSR; encoded by the coding sequence ATGTGGATTGTTACGATGACCAAGCGAAAGGCCGTGATTTGGGTACTGCTGGGCGCTCTTGCGGCAATCGCCCTGATTTTGCTGAGCGGCGCCCTGCACCGTCAGAGCGGACTGCCCATCCCTCAGCAGATTGAGACAAATGAACAGCGGGTGGCCTATCTGGAGTCCCTTGGGTGGGAGGTGGTCCCTGACCCGGTAGAAACCCTGGAGCTTTTGCTCCCCGAGGATGGGGCGGGCACCTACGCCTCTTACAATGATCTCCAGAAGCAGCAGGGGTTCGACCTGACCGACTACCTGGGCCGCCGGGTGGAGCGCTTCACCTACCGGATCACCAACTATCCCGGCGCCGCCTCCGATGTGCAGGCCAACCTCTATCTGTGCGCCGGAAGCGTCATTGCCGGCGACCTCTTCATGGCCGGGGAGGATGGGTTCCAGTCCACCCTGCTCTTTCCGGACCGGGAGGGCGACTCCTCCGGTTCCCGGTAG
- the greA gene encoding transcription elongation factor GreA: protein MNKEYRMSEARFQELQEELNYLKTTRSDEVAEMIKVARGFGDLSENSEYDEAKNEQGKLYSRIAELEEILQHVVIVDESNAPSNQVTIGCKVIVTDKKTGKDLPPYKIVGSQEADPMHGAISEESPFGKALLGSKEGAEVSVDAPKGTLIYIVKKIER, encoded by the coding sequence ATGAACAAAGAATACAGAATGAGCGAGGCCCGCTTCCAGGAATTGCAGGAGGAGCTGAACTATCTGAAGACCACCCGCTCCGACGAGGTGGCCGAGATGATCAAAGTAGCTCGCGGCTTTGGCGATCTCAGTGAAAACAGTGAGTACGACGAGGCCAAAAATGAGCAGGGCAAGCTTTATTCCCGCATTGCCGAGCTGGAGGAGATTTTGCAGCATGTGGTGATCGTGGACGAGAGCAACGCTCCGTCCAACCAGGTGACCATCGGCTGCAAGGTGATTGTCACGGATAAAAAGACCGGAAAGGACCTGCCGCCCTATAAAATTGTGGGCTCCCAGGAGGCGGATCCCATGCACGGGGCCATCTCGGAGGAATCGCCTTTCGGCAAGGCTCTGCTGGGGTCCAAAGAGGGCGCGGAGGTCAGTGTGGACGCTCCCAAGGGGACGCTTATTTATATTGTCAAGAAGATCGAAAGATAA
- the tuf gene encoding elongation factor Tu, whose amino-acid sequence MAKQKFERTKPHVNIGTIGHVDHGKTTLTAAITKWLSLQGKAQFEAYDSIDKAPEEKERGITINTAHVEYETEKRHYAHVDCPGHADYIKNMITGAAQMDGAILVIAASDGPMAQTREHILLARQVGVPAIVVFLNKCDQVDDEELIELVEMEVRELLSKYEFPGDDIPIIRGSALNALICESSDPAAPEYACIKELMDAVDDYIPTPARNDDLPFLMPVEDVFTISGRGTVATGRVERGVLKLSEEVEIVGLSDEKKKTVVTGIEMFHKLLDYAEAGDNIGALLRGVAKTDIERGQVLSKPGSIHPHTKFKGQVYVLSKDEGGRHTPFFNNYRPQFYFRTTDVTGVISLPEGVEMCMPGDNVDMNVELITPIAIEKGLRFAIREGGRTVGSGVVIEINE is encoded by the coding sequence ATGGCTAAGCAGAAATTTGAGAGAACTAAGCCCCATGTCAACATTGGCACCATTGGTCACGTTGACCATGGTAAGACCACTCTGACCGCTGCCATCACCAAGTGGCTGTCCCTGCAGGGCAAGGCCCAGTTTGAGGCTTATGATTCCATCGATAAGGCTCCCGAGGAGAAAGAGCGCGGCATCACCATCAACACCGCTCACGTGGAGTATGAGACCGAGAAGCGTCACTATGCTCACGTTGACTGCCCGGGCCACGCCGACTATATCAAGAACATGATCACCGGTGCCGCGCAGATGGACGGCGCCATCCTGGTCATCGCCGCCTCCGACGGCCCCATGGCCCAGACCCGCGAGCACATCCTGCTGGCCCGCCAGGTGGGCGTGCCCGCCATCGTTGTGTTCCTGAACAAGTGCGATCAGGTGGACGACGAGGAGCTGATCGAGCTGGTGGAGATGGAAGTCCGCGAGCTGCTGAGCAAGTATGAGTTCCCCGGCGATGATATTCCCATCATCCGCGGCAGCGCTCTGAACGCCCTGATCTGCGAGTCCAGCGATCCCGCCGCTCCTGAGTATGCCTGCATCAAGGAGCTGATGGACGCTGTTGACGACTATATCCCCACCCCCGCCCGCAACGACGACCTGCCCTTCCTGATGCCTGTTGAGGACGTGTTCACCATCTCCGGCCGCGGCACCGTGGCAACCGGTCGTGTGGAGCGCGGCGTTCTGAAGCTGAGCGAGGAAGTCGAGATCGTCGGCCTGTCTGACGAGAAGAAGAAGACCGTCGTCACCGGCATCGAGATGTTCCACAAGCTGCTGGATTACGCTGAGGCCGGCGACAACATCGGCGCCCTGCTGCGCGGCGTTGCCAAGACTGACATTGAGCGCGGTCAGGTTCTGTCCAAGCCCGGCTCCATCCATCCCCACACCAAGTTTAAGGGCCAGGTTTACGTCCTGTCCAAGGATGAGGGCGGCCGTCACACCCCCTTCTTCAACAACTATCGTCCCCAGTTCTATTTCCGTACCACCGACGTGACCGGCGTCATCTCCCTGCCCGAGGGCGTTGAGATGTGCATGCCCGGCGACAACGTGGATATGAATGTTGAGCTGATCACCCCCATCGCCATTGAGAAGGGCCTGCGTTTCGCTATCCGTGAGGGTGGCCGTACTGTCGGCTCCGGCGTTGTCATCGAGATCAACGAATAA